CGGGATACGACAGGTTTATGTATTGGAAAACTGAAGATGGGAAAAAGGAAGCATCACACCTTGTAAGCCAGCTTGAAACTTTGATAAAGGGACTTTTAAACAAAGAAACGCTTGTTGATTATATCAGATATTTCATTCTGTTTGAAAAAGCTAAGAAAGAAGATGAAAATGGACAAACAATTGTTCAAACGACAAAGAAAATAGCAGGCTATCATCAATACTATGCAGTAAATAAGGCAGTAGATTCAACAATCAGAGCTATAGGTAAAAACACAATTTTTGTAAAAGAATCCCCTTTGGCCTATGGTCTACCTGACGTAGCACAACAGACAGAGGGGGATAAAAAAGCTGGGGTTGTCTGGCATACACAAGGCTCAGGCAAATCACTTTCTATGCTTTTTTATTCAGGAAAAACAATACAGACAATCAATAACCCAACAATTGTTGTTATAACTGATAGAAATGACCTTGACGACCAGCTTTTTGATACTTTTGCATCAGCAACGCAAATTTTAAGACAGGAGCCGGTTCAGGCTACAAGCAGAGAGCACCTGAAAGAGCTTTTAAAGGTAGAAGCCGGTGGGGTTGTTTTTTCGACAATTCATAAGTTTTGGCCGGAAGAAGGTAATACTTATGAAACTCTGTCTAATCGAAATAATATTATCATCATTGTTGATGAAGCACACAGGACACAATACGGATTTAGAGCTAAAGTTGATAAAAAAACCGGAGATTTGAAATATGGCTTTGCCAAATATTTAAGAGATGCCCTTCCAAATGCGACTTATATTGCCTTTACAGGCACACCTATTGAGAAGACCGACAGAAATACCCCTGCAGTTTTTGGAAATTACATTGATATTTATGATATAGCAAATGCTGTGGAAGATGGTGCGACAGTCCCTATTTATTATGAGAGCAGGCTCGTAAAAATTAACTTAACAGAAGAAGGTAAAAAACTCATAGAAGAATATGAAGAAGAATTAGACGAAAAAGGATTATCAGAGATAGAAAGTACTAAGACTAAATGGGCAAAACTTGAGGCATTAGTAGGAGCTGAGCCGAGAATAAAAGAGATAGCAAAAGATATTGTGAGTCATTTTGAGAGTCGTCTTGAAGTTATGGATGGAAAAGGGATGATTGTCACCATGACTCGCAAAATTGCTGCAAATCTTTATGAAGAAATTATAAATTTGCGTCCCGAATGGCACAATCAAGAATTGAAAAAAGGAAAAATAAAAGTAGTAATGACAGCCTCATCTTCTGATGAGCCTGAAATCTCTAAATTTTACTTAACAAAAGAAGAAAGAAGGACACTTTCTGATAGATTCAAAGACCCTGAAGATGAGCTAAAGCTTGTAATTGTTGTAGATATGTGGCTGACTGGCTTTGATGTGCCTTGCCTTCATACTATGTATATTGATAAGCCAATGAAAGGGCATACATTAATGCAGGCAATTGCAAGGGTAAATAGAGTGTATAAGGACAAAACAGGCGGGCTTATTGTTGACTTTATTGGCATAGCTTCTGATTTAAAGGCAGCACTCTCTTTTTACGCAGAAAGCGGAGGAAAAGGTGACCCTGCTAAGCTTCAAGATGAGGCTGTAAAAATATTGCTTGAAAAATTAGAAGTCGTTAGAGATATGTTTTATGGTTTTGACTATAAAAGATATTTTGATACTGATACTTCACAAAAGTTAAATATTATTCTTGAAGCAGAAGATTTTATACTCAGTATTGAAAATGGGAAAAAGAGATACATAGATGCCGTTACAGCACTATCAAAAGCATTTTCAATAGCAGTGCCTCATCCTGCGGCAATGGAAATAAAAGAGGAAGTAGCATTTTTACAGGCTGTTAAATCAAGACTTATAAAATTTGATACCGGTATAGATAGGACAATTGACTA
This DNA window, taken from Deferrivibrio essentukiensis, encodes the following:
- a CDS encoding type I restriction endonuclease subunit R — encoded protein: MPKLTESAIEDLAIDLLKNQGYDYLFGGDIAPDGENPLRKSFEDVILFDRLKAALERINTNIPQNAIDDAIKQLTQIHTPDLIANNEIFHRMLTEGIKVSYQKDGIERGDIVWLVDFKNPENNDFLVVNQFTVIENHKNKRPDIVIFINGLPLVVMEIKNPADENATIKSAYNQLQTYKQTIPSLFIYNEILIISDGLEAKMGSLSAGYDRFMYWKTEDGKKEASHLVSQLETLIKGLLNKETLVDYIRYFILFEKAKKEDENGQTIVQTTKKIAGYHQYYAVNKAVDSTIRAIGKNTIFVKESPLAYGLPDVAQQTEGDKKAGVVWHTQGSGKSLSMLFYSGKTIQTINNPTIVVITDRNDLDDQLFDTFASATQILRQEPVQATSREHLKELLKVEAGGVVFSTIHKFWPEEGNTYETLSNRNNIIIIVDEAHRTQYGFRAKVDKKTGDLKYGFAKYLRDALPNATYIAFTGTPIEKTDRNTPAVFGNYIDIYDIANAVEDGATVPIYYESRLVKINLTEEGKKLIEEYEEELDEKGLSEIESTKTKWAKLEALVGAEPRIKEIAKDIVSHFESRLEVMDGKGMIVTMTRKIAANLYEEIINLRPEWHNQELKKGKIKVVMTASSSDEPEISKFYLTKEERRTLSDRFKDPEDELKLVIVVDMWLTGFDVPCLHTMYIDKPMKGHTLMQAIARVNRVYKDKTGGLIVDFIGIASDLKAALSFYAESGGKGDPAKLQDEAVKILLEKLEVVRDMFYGFDYKRYFDTDTSQKLNIILEAEDFILSIENGKKRYIDAVTALSKAFSIAVPHPAAMEIKEEVAFLQAVKSRLIKFDTGIDRTIDYETAVKQIIDKALSSNGIVDIFDAAGLKKPDISILSDEFLEEIKEMKHKNLAIETLKKLINDEIKSRIKVNFVKSKTLMQSLEELIRKYNNKLLTAAEVINELIDLAKEIKESDKKPEEMGLTDYEYAFYCAVADNESARELMGKEKLKELAAVLFQKVKENTTIDWTIRESARAKLKVIIKRTLKHYGYPPDMQQLATETVLKQAELIANELIY